TGCAACAAGACACGGAGTTTCCCGTTGGGTTCGCCATCCAGCACGGCTCGATCCAATTTGGCGAACGATTCTTCCAGCACATCCACCGCGATGCGTCGTTCCTGAGCGTCGGCTTGAGTCAGGCCAACGGTGGCAATTTCCGGCTGGGTGTAGGTGACGTGCGGAATCACGCGGGTGGAGAATTTCTCCCGGCCAAAAAACAGCGCATTGCGAATCACAATCCGTGCCATCGCATCGGCTGCGTGCGTGAATTGAACACCGCCCATGCAATCGCCTGCCACAAAAATGGCCCGATTCGAGGTGCGTAAATGATCATCCACGGCGATTCCACGTTCCGAATGCACAACACCCGCCGCAGACAGATTCAGCGATTCCAAATTCGGCGTGCGACCCACGGCGACGAGCAGACAATCCGATTCCAGCGATTCTTCGCCGCTGGCCGTGCGGAGTGTCAATCGTTGCCCGTTGGTGTCGCCTTCGACGCGCCGCAATTCCGTGCCAAAGCGAATGCGCACGCCGTCGGCTTGCAGCGATTCCGCCAGTTGGGCCGAGATATCCGCATCTTCACGGCGGCAAAGTTGCTGTGATCGCACCAGAAGCGTGACCTGACTGCCAAATCGGGCGAATGCTTGACCGAGTTCGCAGGCGATCGGGCCACCGCCGAGAATCACCAGCCGTGGCGGCAGTTGGGTGAGCGAGAAAATCGTCTCGTTGGTGTGATACCCCGAGGTGGCAAGTCCGGGAATCTCCGGCACCGTCGCGCGGGCACCGCTGGCGATGACTGCCCTACGAAATTTGAGGGAATGGGAACCGACTTGGAGTGTGGATGGCCCTTGGAATTGAGCGTGGCCAAAGAACACATCGACGCCGTATTGATCGCGAAATCGGTTGGGGGAGTCGTGTCGGCTCAGTTGGGCACGCAGGGACCGCATCCGGTTCATCACAGCGGCAAAGTCCACCTGCGGTTTCGGCCCCACAATGCCCCATTCTGTGCCCCATTCTGGGGAAGCGGTGGTTGAGCCAACACGTCGCGCACTGGCGAGAATCGCTTTCGAGGGGACACAGCCATAATTCAGGCAGTCGCCACCCATCAACCGCGATTCGATCAATGCGACTTTCGCCCCCAATCCGCCCGCACCGCCGGCACAAACCAGGCCAGCGGTGCCCCCGCCGATGACCACCAAATCGTACACCGCCGCAGGAGTCGGCTCCGGCCAATCCGCCGGTCGGACTGAGCGTTGCCATTCCACGTCCGATGAGGCGAGTTCCTGCGGCTGTTCCAGCATGTCGAGTCCTTGACCCGGAGAATAACGGGATGCGATGCCACTCAGTTGACCGAGTTAGCATATTCATCCGAATCCTCATAGTCATCATCGCCCGATTCGTCGGAATTCTGATATTCCGCGCTGTTCGGCAATGCGGCGTCTTGATCCTTCAGACGCTTCACGGTTTCTTCCAGGCTGTTGCCCAGGCAGCAGACGCTGATGATGACTTCCGCAAGTGCCGCAAATGGCAGCGATTCCGTCAGCAACACCCAGCGTTCCATCTCCACCGGCGACAACTCCGGGAGCTTCGCCAGGAAGTACGCCCGACGCATCGATTCATCCGGCGTTTCAATTTGCAGAATCCGATCAAATCGCCGAGGCCGAGCGATGATTCGGCGATCCAGCTTTTCCGGATAGTTGGTGCTGGCCAGGTTGACCGCCTTGTTCACCTGCGTGTTGCCGTCCAGCCACTGCAGCAAGTCGGAATCGCCATGATGCTGGATGATGGCGTCGATATCCTCGAAGATGCAGACGATGGGCCGTTCTGGTTCCACTTGTCGGAATTTTTCCATACACGCCACGAACGCCCGTGGATACTGGCAGAAGAACGCCACATGCCCGGATGCGATCACTTTTGAGGTGATCTGATGGATGAGCGACGACTTGCCGCAACCCTGCTTGCCCCAGAAGAGAAAGCCACGCCGATGCAAGAATCCGTACTTGGCGAAACGCTCACCCAGCGTCCAAAATTGGTCCAATTCGTGGAGAATGCGGTTTGGCAAACTGCCAGGAAAGTCGATGAGTTCATCCACCAGCAACGGTTTTTGCATGAAGTATGGTTGCCCATACGGATCCAGAAAACAGGAATACGCCCCCGCCGGCAACGCAGCGGTGGTGGCACCGCAGGGTTGAAATTTCCCGCCATCCATCACTGCCCACTGACGATTCGTTTCGCAACTCATGGTCGTTTTCCTTGACGTAAATGGGGAATCCGCACTACTGAGAGCATCAATTCGGTCTGAAGGTTCGCACGAGAGTCATGTCAGGACGGGGGAAGTGTACCGAATCCAAACCACCGTTGTCGAACTCGGTTGCCAAACAGATCCCACGACAATCCGATGAGCGATTTCCATACCGATTCGAGGATTGCGTGTGGATCATCGATTGTTCACGAAGTGATGCCAAGTCAATTGAGATCAGCGTATATCAGGCCAAATCAGTTGGAAGCGGATGGAGTCGAGCGGCGTTCGTCGGAGGGGAGTGCGAATGCGGTGGGGAAATGACAATCGCCCAGCGAATGGGAACGGTTCCATTCGTTGGGCGGTGAGGATGTTGGCTGTTGAGCGGATTGCGGCGCGGATTCGGGGGCGGGGCCGCAATCAGGGAGTCAGGCCGAAGCGGGGGAGTTGTTCCCGCATCGGTTCGAGCTGGGTGACGACATCCGCAGCGGTTTGGAAAGTGGAGCGATGCTCCTGAATTAGCCGCTCCAGCCGAGCGCGACTGCGAGCAATGCCAACATACGTTCGCCAGCGGGAGAGTCGGCCCAGCGGCAATCGCGGCTGATCGATGTCAAATTCCCATGGGTGGAAGTAAAGCATGGCGATGCGTGGTGTGGAATCGGGCTTGGCGTGCATGGTGCGGATGCCGGCACGCATCATCGCCAACGGAAACAGCCGGAAGTACCCACCACCGGCGACCGGCAAATTCTGCCCGAGTCGTCGCCAGGTGAGCGGCGGCAATTCCAACATCGATCGCGCGATTCCGTGAGCGATGTACGGTGTGCGTGGGGCATCGGGCACGCCGTAGCGATCGTGGCGCACGGGGAAAATCGAACTATCGTAGCGATAGCCTTCTTCGGCAAGTAAATCGATTGCCCAAGCGGTGCGGCGGGTGACGCTGAAGGTGGGGGCACGGAATCCCCACACCGGCTGGCCGCTGACTTGTTCCAGCACATCCTTACTTTCGCGGATTTCCATGCGAAAGCGGTCCGGGTCGAGCTGGTGAATGTTGGTGTGGGTGTGACTGTGGCTGCCGATTTCGTGACCGGCGGCGGCGATGTCTTGCACCAAGCGCGGGTGTGATTCGGCGATTTCGCCCACCAGATAGAACGTGGCGCGGACCGAATAGGCCGCGAGGAGTTCGAGTAAATCGTAGGTGGTGGCTTCCATCCGTCGCGCATATTCCGCCCGGGAGTCGGCCGAGGGCGTGAGTTTGGCGGCGGCTTCGATGCGATGATGTTCTTCGACATCGAAGCTTAACACGGTCGCCAGCGGGGATTTCGATTGGTGCGCTTCCGATTGGTGCGCTTCCGATTGGTGCGCTTCCGAGGGAGCCGATGAATCGGTCATCGGCCGAGGCGATTGCAGGACGTCCGTGTCCATGATGGCGTTCTCTCAGTTCCCCTTCAGGGTGTTAAACGTCAAGCCGGTCAACAACTTCGGATAGAAGTAGGTCGATTTCGGCGGCATCTTTTCGCGATTGCCGGCG
This DNA window, taken from Tuwongella immobilis, encodes the following:
- a CDS encoding AAA family ATPase, whose amino-acid sequence is MSCETNRQWAVMDGGKFQPCGATTAALPAGAYSCFLDPYGQPYFMQKPLLVDELIDFPGSLPNRILHELDQFWTLGERFAKYGFLHRRGFLFWGKQGCGKSSLIHQITSKVIASGHVAFFCQYPRAFVACMEKFRQVEPERPIVCIFEDIDAIIQHHGDSDLLQWLDGNTQVNKAVNLASTNYPEKLDRRIIARPRRFDRILQIETPDESMRRAYFLAKLPELSPVEMERWVLLTESLPFAALAEVIISVCCLGNSLEETVKRLKDQDAALPNSAEYQNSDESGDDDYEDSDEYANSVN
- a CDS encoding XrtA system polysaccharide deacetylase, whose protein sequence is MDTDVLQSPRPMTDSSAPSEAHQSEAHQSEAHQSKSPLATVLSFDVEEHHRIEAAAKLTPSADSRAEYARRMEATTYDLLELLAAYSVRATFYLVGEIAESHPRLVQDIAAAGHEIGSHSHTHTNIHQLDPDRFRMEIRESKDVLEQVSGQPVWGFRAPTFSVTRRTAWAIDLLAEEGYRYDSSIFPVRHDRYGVPDAPRTPYIAHGIARSMLELPPLTWRRLGQNLPVAGGGYFRLFPLAMMRAGIRTMHAKPDSTPRIAMLYFHPWEFDIDQPRLPLGRLSRWRTYVGIARSRARLERLIQEHRSTFQTAADVVTQLEPMREQLPRFGLTP
- a CDS encoding mercuric reductase; its protein translation is MLEQPQELASSDVEWQRSVRPADWPEPTPAAVYDLVVIGGGTAGLVCAGGAGGLGAKVALIESRLMGGDCLNYGCVPSKAILASARRVGSTTASPEWGTEWGIVGPKPQVDFAAVMNRMRSLRAQLSRHDSPNRFRDQYGVDVFFGHAQFQGPSTLQVGSHSLKFRRAVIASGARATVPEIPGLATSGYHTNETIFSLTQLPPRLVILGGGPIACELGQAFARFGSQVTLLVRSQQLCRREDADISAQLAESLQADGVRIRFGTELRRVEGDTNGQRLTLRTASGEESLESDCLLVAVGRTPNLESLNLSAAGVVHSERGIAVDDHLRTSNRAIFVAGDCMGGVQFTHAADAMARIVIRNALFFGREKFSTRVIPHVTYTQPEIATVGLTQADAQERRIAVDVLEESFAKLDRAVLDGEPNGKLRVLLQAGTDRILGATIIGNHAGDLIAPVIQAMQLKIGLRRIANLVLPYPTQAEIFRKIADAANRQRLTPRSKWILRQILRWRFW